The sequence CGTCCTGCGGCAGAGGCGCCAGCGGACGCGCCTGCCATTCAGCCTCATCGACCAGCACACGCAGCTCGCCGGTGGTGCCGTCTACCCGCACGACATCGCCATCGCGCAGACGCGCCAGCGGACCGCCGGCACTCGCTTCGGGCGACACGTGGATAGCCGCCGGCACCTTGCCGGAGGCGCCGGACATGCGCCCGTCGGTGACCAGCGCCACCTTGAAGCCGCGGTCCTGGAGCACGCCGAGGAAAGGCGTCAGCTTGTGCAGCTCGGGCATGCCGTTGAAGCGCGGGCCCTGGAAGCGCACCACGGCGACCAGGTCGCGCTCCAGCTCACCGGCCTTGAAGGCGGCGGCCAGGCTGGCCTGGTCGTGGAAGATGCGCACCGGCGCCTCGACCACCTGGTGCTCGCGGGCCACCGCGGAAACTTTCATCACGCCACGCCCGAGGTTGCCTTCCATCAGGCGCAGGCCGCCTTCCTTGGAGAAGGGGCGGTCGATCGGACGCAGCACGTCTTCGTCGAGGCTCTTGGTCGGGCCTTCGCGCCAGACCAGCTTGCCGCCGTCGAGGAAGGGCTCCTGCACATAACGGCGCAGGCCATGGCCGGCAACGGTATGAACGTCTTCGTGGAGCAGTCCGCCGTCGAGCAGCTGGCGGATCAGGAAGGACATGCCGCCCGCCGCCTGGAAGTGGTTGATGTCGGCCTGGCCGTTGGGGTAGATGCGCGCCAGCAGCGGCACTACTTCGGAGAGTTCGGCCATGTCCTGCCAGGTCAGCTGGACGCCGGCGGCCTGGGCGATGGCCAGCAGGTGCAACGTATGGTTGGTCGAGCCGCCGGTGGCCAGCAACGCCACCACCGAGTTGACGATGGCGCGCTCGTCGATGATCTCGGCCATGGGCACGTAGCTGCCGTTCTGCGGCGTCAGGCGACTGGCCTGGCGAGCGGCCTCGCGGGTCAGCTCGTCGCGCAGCGGGGTATTCGGGTTGACGAAGGAGGCACCCGGCAGGTGCAGGCCCATCACCTCGACCAGCAGCTGGTTGGTGTTGGCGGTGCCATAGAAGGTGCAGGTGCCCGGCGCGTGGTAGGAGGCCATCTCCGAGGCCAGCAGCTCCTCGCGGGTGGCCTTGCCCTCGGCGTACAGCTGGCGCACCGCGGCCTTTTCCTTGTTGGAGATGCCGGTGGGCATCGGCCCGGCCGGGACGAACACCACCGGCAGGTGGCCGAAGCGCAGCGCGCCGATCAACAGGCCGGGGACGATCTTGTCGCACACGCCCAGGCAGAGCGCGGCGTCGAACATGTTGTGCGACAGGGCGATGGCGGTGCCCATGGCGATCACGTCGCGGCTGGCCAGGGACAGTTCCATGCCCGGCTCGCCCTGGGTCACGCCGTCGCACATGGCCGGCACGCCGCCGGCGAACTGGCCGACCGAGCCGATCTCGCGCAGGGCCTCCTTGATCAGCGCCGGGAAGACTTCCAGCGGCTGGTGCGCGGAAAGCATGTCGTTGTAGGCGGAGACGATGCCGACGTTGGCCTGGTTCATCAGGCGCAGCGCCTGCTTGTCACTTTCGCCGCAGGCGGCCACGCCGTGGGCGAGGTTGCCGCAAGGCAGCGTGCCGCGGTGCGGGCCCTTGCTGGCAGCGGCCTGGACCATGGCGAAATAGCGCTGGCGGGTGGCGGCGCTGCGTTCCTGGATGCGGCGGGTGACTTCGAGCACACGGGGGTGCATGGCAGCATTCTCCTGGAGACTAACGATTGTTGTTTTTACAACATAATCATCGTTGAAAGGATGTTTACTTTTGAATCGAGAAAAAATTTAATGGTTTTTACCACAAAAACAACAGTGAGACGACCTCATGACCCTCCGCCTGGCGATCAACGGATTCGGCCGCATCGGCCGCAACGTACTCCGTGCCCTGTACACCTCCGACTACCGCCAACACCTCGAAGTGGTGGCGATCAACGACCTCGGCGACGCCGCCATCAACGCCCACCTGCTGCAGTACGACAGCGTCCACGGACGCTTTCCCGGCCAGGTCGAGCACGACGACAACAGCCTCACGGTGAATGGCGACCGCATCGCCGTCAGCGCCCTGCGCGATCCGGCGCAACTGCCCTGGAAAGGCCTCGACGTGGATATCGTCCTCGAATGCAGCGGGCATTTCACCAGCCGCGACAAGGCCGCAGCGCATCTGCAGGCCGGCGCGCGCAAGGTGATCGTCTCGGCGCCCGGCAAGGGTGTCGATGCCACCGTGGTCTACGGGGTCAATCACGAGCTGCTGCGCGCCTCCCACCAGATCATCTCCAACGCTTCCTGCACCACCAACTGCCTGGCGCCGGTGGCCCAGGTGCTGCACCGCGAACTGGGCATCGAACACGGCCTGATGACCACCATCCACGCCTACACCAATGACCAGAACCTCTCCGACGTCTACCACGAGGACATCTACCGCGCGCGCTCGGCGACCCAGTCGATGATCCCCACCCGCACCGGCGCCGCCGAGGCGGTGGGCCTGGTGCTGCCGGAGCTGGCCGGCAAGCTGACCGGCCTTGCCGTGCGCGTGCCGCTGATCAACGTCTCGCTGGTCGACCTCACGGTGCAGGTCGGCCGCGACTGCAGCGTCGAGGAGATCAACCAGCTGTTCAGGATAGCCAGCCAGGGCTCGCCCATCCTCGGCTACAACACCAAACCGCTGGTCTCGGTGGACTTCAACCACGACCCGCGCTCGGCGATCTTCGACGCCAACCACACCCGGGTCGCCGGCCGCCTGGTCAAGGTGATGGCCTGGTATGACAACGAGTGGGGCTTCTCCAACCGCATGCTCGACAACGCCCTGGCACTGTCGCGCGCGCCGGCCTGAGGCGCCTCAGAGGAAGAACTCCACCTCGCCGCCGTTGAGGTGGTAGAGCGAGCCGACCAACTTGATCCGCCCTTCTCGCTCCAGCCCGGCCAGCAGCGGGCTGGACTGGCGGATGTGATCGACGGTGAGCTGCACGTGGGTACGCGCCACCGCATCGACGAACGCAGGGTTCTTTGCAGTGCGCGCGCCCTCGTAGCGGGTCGCGTCCACCGCCGGGCGAATCTTCTCCAGCAACCCGGTCAGGTGGCCCAGTTGCGCTCCGTCAATGGCGCCCTTGATGGCGCCGCAGGCGGTATGCCCCATCACCAGGACCAGCTTGGCCCCGGCCACCGCACAGGCGAATTCGAGGCTGCCCAGCAGATCGTCATTGGCGACATTGCCGGCCACGCGGGCATTGAAGGTGTCGGCGATGCCGACGTCGAAGAGGATTTCCGCCGGCGCCCGTGAATCGATGCAACTGAGGATCGCCGCAGCCGGGTACTGGCCTTCGCGACTCGCGCGCTTCTGCGCCAGGTAGTCGTGCTGCTGCATGCGCCCGCTGCGGAAGCGCTGGTTGCCGGCCTTCAGCCGCTCGATGACCTGCTCGGGCGTCAGTCCATCACGTTCGGCACGGCCCAATGCCGCGGCCTGGACCTGGGCCGGCGCGCCGAGCCAGGTGCCGGCACCGATCAGTCCGAGAGCAGCCAGGCCGGCACCGGCCTTGAGCAGCGAGCGGCGTTGCGGATCGGGTTCGGCGTGCAGCGAACAGCAGGGTTTGGCGTCCAAGAAAACCTCCGGAGGCGGTCGGAAAATGGGGCGCGATGTTTAGCACACGCCCTGCCGCCTGCTGGGGCAACACCAGGATTCAGGATGTTTCCCACGCGGGAATGAGCCCATTCCCACAAGAGAAACCGAAGATCGAAGGAATTGTCGTCAGACGACAACGCGATCAGGAGTCGCGGCGCAGGTCCGGCGGGATCGGCACGTCCGGCATCGGCCCCGGGCGCTTGCCCTTGCCGGCGCGGAACTGCTTGAGCTGGTAGACGTAGGCCAGCACCTGGGCCACCGCCAGGTAGAGGCCGGCGGGGATTTCCTGGTCCAGCTCGGTGGAGTAGTAGACCGCCCGCGCCAGCGCCGGCGACTCCAGCACCGTGACCTTGTGCTCCTGGGCCACCTCGCGGATTTTCAGGGCCAGGAAATCGTTGCCCTTGGCCAGCAGCTTGGGCGCACCACCGGCAGCGGCGTCGTATTTCAGCGCCACGGCGAAGTGCGTCGGGTTGGTGATGACCACGTCGGCCTCGGGCACCGCCTGCATCATCCGTCGCTGCGCCATCTCGCGCTGCAGGCGGCGGACCTTGGCCTTGACCTCCGGCTTGCCCTCGGAGTCCTTGTACTCGTCGCGGATTTCCTGCTTGGTCATCAGCAGCTTCTGGCGGTTGTCCCAGAGCTGGTAAGGCACGTCCACCGCGGCGATCAGCAGCAGGCTGCAGGCCATCCAGAAGGCGCTCCAGCCGACCACCTTGACGCTCTGCACGATGGCCACTTCCAGCGGCTGGTGGAGCAAGGCGAGCAACGCGTCCTTGTCCGACTGCAGCACCAGGACCGCCACCGTCAGCACCACGATGAACTTCACCAGCGCCTTGAACAACTCGAGCACCGACTTGGCGGAGAACATCCGCTTGATCCCTTCCAGCGGGTTCATCCGGCTGAACTTGGGCGCCAGCGCCTCGCCGGAGAACAGCCAGCCGCCGAGGGCGATGGGGCCGATGATCGACGCCAGCAGCAACACGACCAGAATCGGCCAGAGCCCCTCCCCGGCCGTGCGCACGGCCGCACCGACCAGCTGCAGCATGCTGTCGCTGTTCATCACCGTCTCGCGCGGCAGGTCGAAGCTGCCGCGCATGATGCGCATCAGGTCGCCGGCCAGGCCCGCGCCATAGACCATAAGCGCGCCCGCACCGGCGATCAGCACGGCCAGCGTATTGAGCTCCTTGGAGCGCGGCAGCTGGCCTTTCTCTCTGGCCTCTCGTCGACGTTTCTCTGTGGGTTCTTCCGTCTTGTCCTGACCGCTCTCGCTTTCCGCCATCAGCGCACCCCCGCCAATTCACGGAGCAATTGCAGGCCCTCGCGGGCGAGGTCCTGGTATTGTGAGAGGATCTCGGCCGTGCCGATCCAGACGATGACGAAGCCCATCACCAGGGTCAGCGGGAAGCCGATGGAGAAGATGTTCAGTTGCGGCGCGGCGCGGGTCATGGCGCCGAACGCGAGGTTGATCACCAGCAGCGCGGTGACCGCCGGCAGGGCGATCAGCAGGCCGGCGCCGAGCACCCAGCCGAGCTTGCCGGCGACCGTGTACAGGTGGTCGGCGCTCAGCGCCTGGCCCACCGGCAGGGTGACGAAGCTCTCGGCGATCACCTCGAAGACCACCAGGTGGCCGTTCATGGCGAGGAACAGCAGGGTCACCAGCATGCTGAAGAACTGCCCCATCACCGGCACCGAGATGCCGTTGACCGGGTCCATGGTCGAGGCGAAGCCCAGGCCCATCTGCATCGACAGCAGCTGCCCGGCGACCACGAAGGCATGGAACATCAGCTGCAGGACGAAGCCGAGCATCACGCCGATGACGATCTGTTCGGCCACCAGCACCATTGCCTTCAGGCTCAGCGCATCGACCTGCGGCATCGGCGGCAGGTTCGGCGCCAGCACCACGCAGATGGCCAGCGCCAGGTACATGCGGATGCGCGCCGGGACCATGTGCGTGCTGAAGATCGGCATGCTCATCAGCAGCGCGCCGATGCGGAACAGCGGCAGCATGAAGCTGGACACCCAGCTGCCGATCTGCGCGTTGCTCAGCTCGAACATCAGCCGATCAGCGTCGGGATGCTGGTGATCAGGTTCTGGGTGAACTCCATGAGCTGCCGCAGCAGCCAGGGGCCCAGGACGATCAGGGTGAGCAGCGAGACGAGCAGGCGCGGCAGGAAGCTCAGGGTCTGTTCGTTGATCTGCGTGGCGGCCTGGAACATGGCCACCACCAGGCCGACCAGCAGGCTCGGCACCACCAGCACCGCGACCAGCATGGCGGTCAGCCAGAGCGCCTGGCGGAACAGGTCGACGGCAACTTCCGGAGTCATGGCGGCCCTCCTATCGGGTCAAACGGTGCCGAAGCTGCCGGCCAGGGTGCCGATGATCAGCGCCCAGCCGTCCACCAGGACGAACAGCATCAGCTTGAACGGCAGCGAGATGATCAACGGCGAGAGCATCATCATGCCCATCGCCATGAGCACGCTGGACACCACCAGGTCGATGATCAGGAACGGGATGAAGATCATGAAGCCGATCTGGAACGCGGTCTTCAGCTCCGAGGTGACGAAGGCCGGGACCAGGATGGTCAGCGGCGTGGCGTCGGCGCTGGCGATGTCCTTGCGCTTGGACAGGCGGACGAACAGGTCGAGGTCCGATTGCCGGGTCTGCGCCAGCATGAAGGCCTTCAGCGGCACCTCGGCGCGGCTCAGCGCCTCCGGCGCCTGGATCTGCTGGTTCAGGTAGGGCTGCAGCGCGGTGGTGTTGATCTTGTCGAACACCGGCGCCATCACGAACAGGGTGAGGAACAGCGCGAGGCCGATCATCACCTGGTTCGACGGCGTGCTCTGCAGGCCCAGCGCCTGGCGCAGGATGGAGAAGACGATGATGATCCGCGTGAAGCTGGTCATCAGCATGACGAACGCCGGGATGAAGCTCAGCGCGGTCATGATCAGCAGGATCTGCAGGCTGACCGAATACTCCTGCTGGCCCTGGGCGTTGGTGCTCAGGGTGATCGCCGGGACCGACAGCGGGTCCGGCGCGGCGGCGAAAGCCTGCGGCGCGAACAGCGCCAGCAGGCCGAAGAGCAGCGGCAGGCAGCGGCGCAGCACCGCTGCTACGACACGGGGACTCATTGCGGGCGGCCCTTGTCCTTGTTCAGCAGTTCCAGCAGGCGCTGGGCGAACTCCGGCGTGGCCGGCTCGGCGGGCTCGACGCTGCGCACCGGCTCCTTGAGCACGTGCAGCGGGGTGATGCGCCCGGGGGTCAGGCCGAGGAGGATCTGTTCCTCGCCGACCTGCACCAGCAACAGGCGGTCGCGCGGGCTCAGCGCCTGGCTGGCCACCAGCTTGATCGCCTGGTTGCTGCGCGGGCCGAAGTGCTGCATGCGCCGCACCAGCCAGGCGAGCAGGAAGATCAGGCCGACCACCAGCACCAGGCCGACCAGCAGCTGCAGCAGCTGCGCGCCGGCGCTGCCGGTGATCAGGCTCGGCGAGGTGCTCGCATGGACGATGGCCGGCGCCGGGGCGACGGCCGCATCGTCCTCGGCGGCCGACGCCAGGCCAGCGAGGCCGAGCAGCGGCAGGGTGAGGAGAAACGCGTACAGGCGGCCCATGGTCAGCGCAGCTTCTTGATGCGTTCGCTGGGGCTGATCACGTCGGTCAGGCGGATGCCGAACTTCTCGTTGACCACCACCACTTCGCCGTGGGCGATCAGGGTGCCGTTGACCAGCACGTCCAGCGGCTCGCCGGCCAGGCGGTCGAGTTCGATCACCGAGCCCTGGTTCAGCTGCAGCAGGTTGCGGATGGTGATGTCGGTGTGCCCGACCTCCATGGAAATGGTCACCGGGATGTCCAGGATCACGTCCAGGTTCGGCCCTTCCAGGCCGGCGATGGCCGGCGGGCGCGGGGCCATGCCGAACTCTTCCATGGGCGCGCGCGGCGCCGTCGGAACGGCCGGGGTGCCCTGGGCCATCAGCGCGTCGATGTCGTCCTGGTTGGCGTCACCGGCTTCGGACAGGGCCGCGGCCCACTCGTCCGCCAGTGCCTGTTCCTCGGCGCTTACTTTGTCTTCATCTGTCATTGTCGGGTCCTCGGAGGGGATTCGCTCAGCGCGGGCGCTCGAGCGGATCGAGAATCTGGAAGGCCAGGTTGCCCTTGTGCGAACCCAGCTTGACCTTGAACGAAGGCACGCCGTTGGCGCGCATGATCATGTGTTCGGGCAGTTCCACCGGGATCACGTCGCCCGGCTGCATGTGCAGGATGTCGCGCAGGCGCAGCTGGCGGCGCACCACGGTCGCGTCGATCGGCACGTTGACGTCGAGGATGTCCTCGCGCAGGGCGTTGATCCAGCGCTCGTCCTGGTCGTCGACGTCGGACTGGAAGCCGGCGTCGAGCATCTCGCGGATCGGCTCGATCATCGAATACGGCAGGGTCACATGGAGGTCGCCGCCGCCGCCGTCGAGCTCGATGTGGAAGGTCGATACCACCACCACTTCGCTGGGGCTGACGATGTTGGCCATCGCCGGGTTCACTTCCGAGTTGACGTACTCGAAGGTGATCGGCAGCACTGCGCTCCAGGCCTCGGCGAGGTCGACGAAGGCCTGCTCGATGACCATGCGCACTACGCGCAGCTCGGTGGGGGTGAACTCGCGGCCCTCGATCTTGGCGTGACGGCCATCGCCGCCGAAGAAGTTGTCCACCAGCTTGAACACCAGCTTGGCGTCGAGGATGAACAGGCCGGTGCCGCGCAGCGGCTTCATCTTCACCAGGTTGAGGCTGGTCGGCACGTACAGCGAGTGCACGTACTCGCCGAACTTCATCACCTGCACGCCGCCGACGGCGACATCCGCCGAACGGCGCAGCAGGTTGAACATGCTGATGCGGGTATAGCGGGCGAAGCGCTCGTTGATCATCTCCAGGGTCGGCATGCGTCCGCGGACGATGCGGTCCTGGCTGGTGAGGTCATAGGACTTGACCGCCGTCGGGTCCGACTCGGCTTCGGTTTCCACCAGGCCGTCGTCGACACCGTGCAACAGCGCGTCGATTTCGTCCTGGGAAAGCAGATCTTGCACGGCCATCGCGGCTACCTACTGGAGTACGAAATTGGTGAAAAGCACCTGCTCGACGGTCAGTTGACCGGTGGCCTTCTTCGCCACTTCCTGAATGCTGGCGGTGGCCTGCTGGCGCAACATCTCCTTGCCCACCGGAGTGGTCAGGGAATCGAAATTCTGACTGGAAAACAGCATCACCAGCTGGTTACGGACCAGCGGCATCTGTTCCTGCAGGGCATCGAGCTGGGCCTGGTCGCGGCCCATCAGCGCCACCGACACCTGCAGGTAGCGCTGCCGCCCGTTCTGGTTGAAGTTCACCACGAAGGAAGGCGCCAGCACTTCATAGAGCGCCGGTTTCTTGCCACTGCTGGCTTCGGCAGGCGGAGGCTCGGCCGGCTTGGCGCCACGGCTGAGGAAGAACCAGGTGCCGCCCACGGAGGCGCCAACCGCCAGCAGGAAGGCCACGGCGATGATGATGATGAGCTTGAGCCGGCCCTTGCCGGCGCCGCCTTCGGCGGGAGGGGTCTGCTGATCGTTCTTAGCCATGCCAGAAATCCGTCACTTGCGCGTTCCGTTGCCTGTTCCCAAGGACAGGAGCAAGGGCTGTGCCAGGTCGCGATGCCTGGCTGCCGCGGCGGATATTACAGGGTGGCGGTGGCGGGAGCGAGGGGCCGCGCGAGGCTTTCGCGTTGAGCTCCCGTAGGAGCGGATCTCATCCGCGAAGGCTCCACACCGAACCCCGGTAGGCGCGGGCTTTGCCCGCGATTCGCGAACAAGGTTCGCTCCTACAGGGTGCCGCGAACTCCGCCGGGATCAGGCGTAGTAGTCGACCATGCCCAACCCGCCGAGCTGCGGTCGGGCGCGGATCTCGCTGACGCCGCTGAGCATCGGCTCGTCGTCGCCTTCGGTGCTCGCCGTCGACGAACCGCCGCGACCGTTGCCGCCGCCCTGCTGCTGACCCTGCCAGCCGCGCGCCAGCGACTGGTCGGAGACGTTGACGTTCACCTGGGTCATGCCCTGCTGGTTGAACAGGTCGCGCAGGCGGTGCTGCTGGCTGTCCAGCGCCTCGCGCACGCCGGCGTTGGCGCTGGCGAAGGTGACCTGGGTCTGGTCGCTGGTCATGTGGATGCGCACTTCCAGGCGACCGAGGTCGGCCGGCTCCATCTGGATATCCGCCGACTTCAGGTTCTGGCTGGACATCCACATCACCCGGTCGACCACCTGGTCGGTCCAGCCGTTCTGCTGCATGGCCACCGGCTGGCCGGGCACCTGCGGGTTGACCGGTCGGGCGGTCAGCGCCTGCGGCGTGCCGTTGAGCGCCTGGGTCAGGGCTTCGAGCTTGCCGGCGAAGGCGTCCTTGTTCGTCTCGGTCTTGGTTTCGCGGGCGTTCTCCGGCAGTTGCGCGGTCAGCGCCTGCAGGTCACCGTCCGCCACCTTGTTGTCTTCGGTCTTGGCCGCCTGGCCGGTCAGCCCGGCGAGCAGCGACTGCATGTCGAACTTGCCCTTGCCGTCTTCAGCCTTGTCCGTGCCTGCGCCCTTGACGTCGGTATCGACCTTGGCCTGGCCTTGCAACTGCGCCTGCAGGTTCTGGGCGACGCTGGCCGAATCGGTCGCAGCGGTGGCGTCGGCACCCGGCAGCAGGTTGACGCCCTGCGCCTGGTTGAGTTTCTGCAGGTCGCCGTCGCTGTTCGCCGCATTCAGCTGTGCCTGACCGGCCAGCGGAGTCGCGTCGGGCGTCGCCGGAGCTGGCAGCTGAGCTCCCAGGCCTAGCGCCAGCAACGGGTCGAGGCTGGCTTCGTCGGGCTTGTCGTCGCCGCTCGCGGTCTTGTCCTGGGCGTCGGCCGGCAAGGCCTTGCCGTCATCGGCAACCTTCGGCTGATCGCTGCCGCTGTCGGCCGCCTTGGCGCTGTCGTCCGAAGAGGAATCGTCCGCCGCCTTGGCCTTGTCGCGGCTGGGCCTGGCATGCGCAGCCGGGCGCTCCGGCGGCGCCGCGCGGTTCTCCTGGGCGTAGACGTCGGCGAAGCTGGAACCCTTGTCGTTGGTGGTCGCCGTCGAGTCCTGCGCGGCCCTGGACGCGGTGGTCCGGGCGCTGGGCGCGGAAGGTGGCGAGAGCAAAATATCCGGGGCGACAGCCATCGGAAATCTCCGTTCGTGCTGAATGAGTGAAACGGAGATTGCAAGGGACGGGCCAGGTCTCTGGCCGATCCGCGAGGTATCGCTCAGGAGGCCGTAGGGCCAAGCGCTTCGAGCAAGCGGCGGACGCTGGCGAACTCGCTCTCCACCTCGGCGACCAGCGGTACAGCGGCGCTCAGGTTGCCGTGCCGGGCGAGGTCTTCCAGCTGTTTGCACAGGGAGGTGAGGCGCAGCGCCCCCATGTTGCCGCAGCTGCCCTTGAAGCTGTGCGCGGTGTGCCGCAGGGCGTGGGCATCGGCGTGCTGCAGCGCCTCGCGCAGGCCGCGCAGGCGCTCTTCGGAGTCGCCGATGAAAGTCTCCAACAGCAGCGGAAACTCTTCAGCCATCACATCCTGCAATGCGCTGAGCACGGCATCGTCGAGATGCGCTTCGGACATTCGCTCACTCCCTGGCCGGCGGCGCCAGGGCTGGCGCGCGGGAACGCCGGATTATGCCTGAGCGGGCCAGAAAAACTCCACGCAGACCGATTTGCCATCCGCCGACCACTGGCAGCGGTCGGCGAGCTGGCGCACCAGGGTCAGGCCGCGGCCGCTGAAACCGCCGGGTTGGCATTGCGTCTGGGCCTGCAGCACGGCGTTGACGTCGAAGCCCTCGCCACTGTCCTCGACCCGCACCAGCAGGCGCCCGCCCTGGTCCAGCGGCGCCAGGTCCAGGTGAAAGCGCACGTAGCCGCGCTCCAGCGCGGCCAGGCGCCGGCGCCGTTCCTCGTAATAGCCGGCAAAGCCGCGGGCGTCGCACTTGAGGCGCGAGTCAAGGCCCATCACGCCGTGCTCCAGGGCATTGGAGTAGAGCTCGGCGAGCACGGTGTAGAGCGCGCCGCCGCGCGGGCGCAGGTCCTGCACTTCCATCAGCAGCTGCAGCAGGAACGGCAGCGGATTGAAGTGGCGCAGGGTCGGCGCGCGGAATTCGAAGCTGGCGGACCAGTCCTGCGAGCCGTTCAGCCCGCTGTCGGAGAAGGCCAGCGGCGGGCGCTGCAGGCTGGCCCCCGGGACCAGGGCCACCTCGAGCATGCTCAGGTCGTCCTGCGCCTCGCCACGGAAGCGCGACAGGGCCGCCTGCACGCCATCGAACAGCCGCGTGACGTCAGGCTGGGAGGCGAAGACCTCGAGCAGGCGCTGTTCGCCGAACATCTCGCCCTGGGGATTGCGCGCTTCCAGCACGCCGTCGGAGAACAGCAGCACACGGTCGCCGTCCTCCATCGGGAAGACCTCGCAACTCTCGTCGAACGCGGCCACGTCGAGGATACCCAGCGGCAGGGGGCGCGATACCAGCGGCACAAGGCCATTGCCCCGGCGCACCAGGTAGCCGTCGGGCAAGCCGCCGTTCCACACCTCCACCAGGCCGCGCTGGAAGCTCAGGTTGAGCATGGTCGCGCAGCAGAACACCCCGACCGGGAGGATGCGCTTCAGCTTGGCGTTCATCTCGCGAAGGATGTCGGTGATCGGGTAGCCCTTGGCCGTCATGCCATAGAAGACTTCGGCCAGCGGCATGGCGCCGATCGCCGCCGGCAGCCCGTGGCCGGTGAAGTCGCCAAGCAACACGTGCATGCCGCCGGAAGGCTTGAAGGCGGCCAGCAGCAGGTCGCCGTTGAACAGCGCGAAGGGCGATTGCAGGTAGCGGATGTTCGGCGCATTGAGGCAGCCCGAGTGCGCCACCTTGTCGAACACCGCCTTGGCCACGCGCTGCTCGTTGAGCAGGTGCTCGTTGTGCCGGGCGATCAGGTCGCGCTGTTCGAGCACCTCGCGCTGCAGGTGGTGCAGGCGCCCCATGGCGCGGATCTTCGCCTCGAGGATGAAGCGGTTGTAGGGCTTGGAGAGGAAGTCGTCGCCGCCGGCTTCCAGGCTTTGCACCAGCGCTTCAGTCTCGCTCAGCGAAGTGAGGAAGATGATCGGCACCAGCGCCTCGCCGGCCAGCTGGCGAATCCGCTTGGCCGCCTCGAAGCCGTCCATCACCGGCATCAGGGCGTCCATCAGCACCAGCTGCGGCCGCTCCTGGTCGAACAGCGCCAGCGCCTCCAGGCCGTTGGCGGCGGTGAGAACGCGGTGGCCCTGGCGGCTGACGATGGTCGACAGCAGCAGGCGATCGGCGGCGTTGTCGTCGGCGATGAGGATCGTCAGGAAGTTCGACATGGCTGGCACGCCGCGTCGCTCAGCTGATCTGGAACAACTGCTCGAAGTTGGAGATGGAAAGGATCTTGCGCACATCCGGGCTGCACTGGGTCAGGCGGATTTGCGCATGCTCGCCGCCGGCGTGGTCGCGCAGCAGCAGGAGCATGCCCAGGGCGGAGCTGTCCAGGTAGGTTGCGCCCTTGAGATCGATCACATAGCGCTTGGGGGTGATCTCGATGCGCTCGTAGGCATCGCGGAATTCCTGGTGCGCGCCGAAATCGAATCGGCCCTGTACCACGATGGTCAGCTCCTGCCCGTCGGCCGATGGAACGGAAGTGATGGCCATGGTGATCTCCCTGCTGAAATGGCTACGCGTCGTGAGTGGGAACATTTAGCAGCTTGTCCGGGCCCCGGCAACTTACCGGGTGGCCCGCTGCCATTGTGCGCCGGGCCGGTTACAAGCTGGCGTCAGGGTTTAGTCTGCCCTTTCGTGATCCCGCGCCCGCATACCTCCGTCATCCTCGCGAACGCGGGGATCCAATTGATTGGTTTAGCGCGCCGCTTTGGCGCGTTCGGATGTTTCTTGTTTCGCCCCCTCGGGCGACCTACTTTGGCA is a genomic window of Pseudomonas knackmussii B13 containing:
- a CDS encoding ATP-binding SpoIIE family protein phosphatase; protein product: MSNFLTILIADDNAADRLLLSTIVSRQGHRVLTAANGLEALALFDQERPQLVLMDALMPVMDGFEAAKRIRQLAGEALVPIIFLTSLSETEALVQSLEAGGDDFLSKPYNRFILEAKIRAMGRLHHLQREVLEQRDLIARHNEHLLNEQRVAKAVFDKVAHSGCLNAPNIRYLQSPFALFNGDLLLAAFKPSGGMHVLLGDFTGHGLPAAIGAMPLAEVFYGMTAKGYPITDILREMNAKLKRILPVGVFCCATMLNLSFQRGLVEVWNGGLPDGYLVRRGNGLVPLVSRPLPLGILDVAAFDESCEVFPMEDGDRVLLFSDGVLEARNPQGEMFGEQRLLEVFASQPDVTRLFDGVQAALSRFRGEAQDDLSMLEVALVPGASLQRPPLAFSDSGLNGSQDWSASFEFRAPTLRHFNPLPFLLQLLMEVQDLRPRGGALYTVLAELYSNALEHGVMGLDSRLKCDARGFAGYYEERRRRLAALERGYVRFHLDLAPLDQGGRLLVRVEDSGEGFDVNAVLQAQTQCQPGGFSGRGLTLVRQLADRCQWSADGKSVCVEFFWPAQA
- a CDS encoding STAS domain-containing protein, producing MAITSVPSADGQELTIVVQGRFDFGAHQEFRDAYERIEITPKRYVIDLKGATYLDSSALGMLLLLRDHAGGEHAQIRLTQCSPDVRKILSISNFEQLFQIS